The nucleotide sequence CGTTTATATTAACTTCGATAGGAAGATATTCTTCATTTAGAGAGATCAACAAAACTTTCGAAGAATCGGGTAATTTTTGAAGTTTTTTGACCAATACAGAATCCTGTAAAACCACTACATAGATCTTATTATTACTGGCCTGATCCAGGTCTGGCACAGCTTTAGCCAAAACCCATTCGTTTGGATAATAATTTGGCAACATACTATCTCCTTCAATTTGAAAACCACGATAAGTAGCATTTCTAAATTCAGGGAGTGGAATATCAAAAGCAGGTAATTGCTGGTACCATTCTACATCCTGTACATTGTGAGGGTAACCGGCAGCAGCTTTCTGGTTTACCATTACCATATTCTCATTATCTGAAGAATCTACGGTAACCACCTTTGGGCTAA is from Salegentibacter mishustinae and encodes:
- a CDS encoding XRE family transcriptional regulator, whose translation is MGQPPSIEIKHFKEVREENNFTQSEFADLLGIKNSTADIERGRTKLSGKVVAELLSQFGINPLWLFGQSGQKFLQLSKGDVSPKVVTVDSSDNENMVMVNQKAAAGYPHNVQDVEWYQQLPAFDIPLPEFRNATYRGFQIEGDSMLPNYYPNEWVLAKAVPDLDQASNNKIYVVVLQDSVLVKKLQKLPDSSKVLLISLNEEYLPIEVNINEIQEIWQVNSKLTFNLDNPSESGLFRELKQSMEDLKRELRTFKKQA